The Hyalangium gracile genomic sequence CCCAGCGACACTTCTCCCACTTGTCGTGATCGACGTAGCCCACCACGCGATCGTCGGCATCGAGCACCACCTCGAACTGGCTGTAGCGCCGGTAGAGGATCGCGGTCTGATCGACGACATAGCGCAGCTCGACGGAATCCCAGGACAGGGCGTCCTCGGGAGCCACGAGGACAGGCTCGGCGCGGAACTCACCGGACAGGTGCTGCTCGGCGAACGCGAGACAGTCCTCGAGGGCCTTCTTCTGGAGCGTGTCGAGATCGACCATGGGCGTCGTCGGAGCCTCGCCGCGAGGCTACTTCAGAAGCGAGGCCACGCTGGTGACGAATCCGGAGATGGCCCGGCCCAGCGCGGTGAAGGGCTGGAGGAAGGGGTGGGCGATGGCGCCGCCGCCCGCGCCCATCAGCACGGGACGCATGCTGTGGTAGTACGGCGCGCCCGTGTCGAAGAAGACGGCGGGGATCTTGTTGGGGTTGAACGAATAGGAGTTCCCCCACTTCTGATAGAAGTTGCGCGCCATGGCGCGCGCGTCCCCATCAGGGATGTAGCATCGGAAGGCCAGGTAGTTGCGGGTGCCCCGGGCGATGAAGGCCTCGCCGAGGCTGCGCTCCCAGGCGGCCACGCAGGTGTCCATGTACACGAGGTAGCGCGGCACGCTGGGCACGGCCTTCTTGGTCCGCGTCTCCGTATCACCGAAGTCCGTGCTGCCCAGGACGACCACGCTGCGCCAGTTGCCTCCGGGCTGGGGATCCGGCGGGTTCTTGTTCGTCGGATCGTTGAGCCAGTTGGCGGGGTTGTTCCGGTCCACCACGTTGCCGTGGCTGGCGTGGTGGTAGGCGTAGGTGTTGCGGATGACGGAGCCCCAGTTGCGCAGGGGCACGTTGGCCGCGTTGGAGGCCCAGGTGCCCACCTTGTGGTGAGGCTTGGCGCGCAGCAGCCCGGCGATCTCGTTCATCTCCGCCTGGGTGGTCAGCCCGCCGCCCGCGGGGGTGTCCGCCACCGCGTCGCTGACCACCGCGTGCCAGTACTCCACCCGCAGCGTCTTCGCCTTGTCCTTGCTGAGATCGAGCGGGCTGTTCCCGGTGAGCGCCTTGTGGGACAGCTTCACGCGGAAATAGAAGTACGGGCTGTTCCAGGGATCCCACGGCAGGCTCTTGGCCTCGAAGACCCAGACGGGCGGCCTGCCCGTCTTCTTGGCCACCAGCTTGCCGCCCTTGACGATCAGATCCTTCAGGGTGCCCACGCGCGCGCCGGTGACGCAGTGGTGGATCGAGATCAACCCCCGAGCCCCATCCGGCACGTTCTCGGTCTCCACCTGGGGGATGACCTTGGCGTCCGCGGGGATGGCACCGCCCGGCGGCGCGCCGCTGTTGTGGTTGGGGAGGATCTTGTTCTTCTCCCATCTGGCCGTCTTGATGCTGGGAACGGGCTCCTTCTTCGGCTCCTTGGGCGCCTTGGCCTTCTTGCGCTTGAGGCTCTTCTGCGAGCCGGCGGGCACGTGCTTGACCTCGGCGCCCTTGAGCTTCGTCTGGCTGCCGTCGACGGTGACGGTGCTGCCCGTCCACTTCATCTCGCCGGACTGCTCGACGGTGAGCACCACCTTGCCTCCCACGGAGAGGGTGAGCTTGTCCGCCTTCCACTCGAACTCCTTGGCCAGCCAGGAGAGGCCGCCCGTGACGGTGTAGAGCGCGTCTCCCTTCACCGTCTCGGTGTGGTCCTTGTGCGTCTCCACCTTGAGGCTCTCGGGCGTCTCCGTCTTGAGCTCCCCCACGATCTTCGTGGAGCGGTTGCCGCCGACGCGCTCCTCGCGGCTGCCCTGGATGAGCTCCGTGGAGGAGCGCCCGATCTGCTCGGCCCTCACCCCGACGATCGCCTCGTTCATCGCCGCGCCGACGGCGATCGAGTAGGCGCCTCCCACCGTCAGCGCCTTGGCCGCGCCCACCGTCTCGGAGGAGGCCATCGCCACCTCCACGTTGCGCGCCATGGCCACCTTGATGCTCTGGAGGGCGGTGACCTCCTCGACGTGGTCCTTGTCGATCTCCACGTCGCGGTTGCCCATCACCTGGAGCGTCTGGTTGCCCTGGACGGAGGTGGTGTCCTGGCGCTGCACGGTGAGGAACTGGTTGCCGTCGACGCTCTGGGTGCGGTTGCCCGTCACCTTCAGGGACTCGTGGGAGCCCACGCGCTGCGTCTTGTCGTTCTCCACCTGGATGCGCCAGTCCTTCTGGCCATGCAGGTGGATCAGCTCCTGCGCCGCCGCGTCCTCGAACAGCAGCTCGTTGAAGCCGTTGTTGCCGGGGCTGGAGCTGGAGCGCAGCGTGCTCTTCGTCTTCTCGTCCGGCAGCGCCACCGGCGTGGGGTGCTCGCCGTTGTAGACCGAGCCCACCACGAGCGGGCGATCCGGATCGCCCTCCAGGAAGCGGACCACCACCTCCTGGCCCACACGCGGCAGGTACAGCGCGCCCCAGCCCGCTCCGGCCCAGGCCTGGCTGACGCGGATCCAGCACGAGCTCCTGTCGTCTCCCGGCGCCTCGCGATCCCAGTGGAAGCGGACCTTGATGCGGCCGTGCTCGTCGGTGTGGATCTCCTCGCCCGAGGGCCCCACCACGATCGCCGTCTGCGCGCCCGCGATCGTGGGCACCGGGGTGAGGCGCGGCGGACGGAACGGCACCGCCGCGGGGATGGCGTGGAAGCGGCTCTGGTAGGCCTCGTGCCCGCCCGAGTGCTCCACCGAGATCAGCAGGAACTCACCCTCGAAGGAGTGATCCGGGTGCTCCGTCAGCGTGAAGGTGCGGCCGGGCGCCAGGCGCACGCTCGAGCACTCGCCCTGGCAGCGCTCGACGTCGTGGCGCAGCTCCTCCAGCCGCACCTTCGCCGTGCCTCGACCCGCGCCGGGCGCCACGTAGCCTCCCGGTGAGTCGTACACCTCCAGCTCGGAGTTCGCATTCGCCGCCTGGCTGTCCACCGTCAGATCCAGGGACGGGCGCACGAAGTCGAAGTCCCGCAGGACCACCGCCCCGGGCCGGACCCAGGCCGCGCGCTCCACGCCGAGCACGTGCTCCCCGGAGGTCTCCGCGCCCGTGGCGCCCCGGAACGGCAGCCGGGCATCTCCCGGGAGCGGCGAGTGCGCGTTCGGTCCGTCGCCCAGCACCAGGACGTGGGAGTCCTGGGTGTGTTCGAAGGCGTAGCAGATGCCCTCGGCCTCGAGCAGGCGCGAGACGAAGTCGAAGTCGGACTCGCGGTACTGCACGCAGTAGTCCCGCGCCGGGTAGCTGCCCTCCAGGTTGCTGCCGTGAGCGATGCCGGCCTCGTCGAGCACCTGCTGGACGATCTCCGGCACGGACTTCTGCTGGAAGATGCGGCTGCGGCGCACGTGGCGCAGCTTCCAGAACTCGGGGACCAGCTGCACCCGGTAGCGCAG encodes the following:
- a CDS encoding type VI secretion system Vgr family protein, which encodes MPSGPETRRIAFEFEAGAYTSHDLAVTAFTGREELSRAFAFTVELASTGETVIQPRELLGKKGLLSLLDHVSGASRFVHGLVSRVEALGERQGRLRYRVQLVPEFWKLRHVRRSRIFQQKSVPEIVQQVLDEAGIAHGSNLEGSYPARDYCVQYRESDFDFVSRLLEAEGICYAFEHTQDSHVLVLGDGPNAHSPLPGDARLPFRGATGAETSGEHVLGVERAAWVRPGAVVLRDFDFVRPSLDLTVDSQAANANSELEVYDSPGGYVAPGAGRGTAKVRLEELRHDVERCQGECSSVRLAPGRTFTLTEHPDHSFEGEFLLISVEHSGGHEAYQSRFHAIPAAVPFRPPRLTPVPTIAGAQTAIVVGPSGEEIHTDEHGRIKVRFHWDREAPGDDRSSCWIRVSQAWAGAGWGALYLPRVGQEVVVRFLEGDPDRPLVVGSVYNGEHPTPVALPDEKTKSTLRSSSSPGNNGFNELLFEDAAAQELIHLHGQKDWRIQVENDKTQRVGSHESLKVTGNRTQSVDGNQFLTVQRQDTTSVQGNQTLQVMGNRDVEIDKDHVEEVTALQSIKVAMARNVEVAMASSETVGAAKALTVGGAYSIAVGAAMNEAIVGVRAEQIGRSSTELIQGSREERVGGNRSTKIVGELKTETPESLKVETHKDHTETVKGDALYTVTGGLSWLAKEFEWKADKLTLSVGGKVVLTVEQSGEMKWTGSTVTVDGSQTKLKGAEVKHVPAGSQKSLKRKKAKAPKEPKKEPVPSIKTARWEKNKILPNHNSGAPPGGAIPADAKVIPQVETENVPDGARGLISIHHCVTGARVGTLKDLIVKGGKLVAKKTGRPPVWVFEAKSLPWDPWNSPYFYFRVKLSHKALTGNSPLDLSKDKAKTLRVEYWHAVVSDAVADTPAGGGLTTQAEMNEIAGLLRAKPHHKVGTWASNAANVPLRNWGSVIRNTYAYHHASHGNVVDRNNPANWLNDPTNKNPPDPQPGGNWRSVVVLGSTDFGDTETRTKKAVPSVPRYLVYMDTCVAAWERSLGEAFIARGTRNYLAFRCYIPDGDARAMARNFYQKWGNSYSFNPNKIPAVFFDTGAPYYHSMRPVLMGAGGGAIAHPFLQPFTALGRAISGFVTSVASLLK